The nucleotide sequence TTCCTCGGAGCCGGTTTCTTTTTCGCTGGCGCGGACTTTTTCGGCGCGGGTTTCGTCCCGGCGTCCGTTTCCATAACATCGTAATCGTTCTCCAAATTCCACCGCGCCATCCTCCGCGCAAGCTCGCGGCGGCGTTTTTCACGGAGGTACAACCCTATCAGCACGACGAGTATGATTAATAATAGAATAAGGAGCCACCACCACGGGAAACCCGTCCCGCCGTCTGCGCCCGTACCGGATGTGCCCGCCGTCTGCGCGTTCGTGTTCGTCCCGATACCCTGCATTATATTCGTGATCAGGTTGCTGTATTTCGACAGGATACTGACTGTGTTGGTGTTCGTCGGTTCGGGCTGGCCGGGTATGATGATATGGATATTGGTATACAGCGGCAGGAGCGGTAGTTCGCCGATCGGCTCGAGCATGAGAAATTTATTCTGGATGGACGGTTCTTTGGTGACCACGAGGCGGATGATGGGCTGGGAACGCACGTCCTCCGCCGTTCTGGGATAGACGATGACGAGGAACGAGTCGGCGGGCTGGTTTTTCGATACGGTCACGCTCGTGCCGCTCACGGTGAACGATTTGAATATGTTTCCCTGCGTGAAGTATTTTTCCAGCCGCGCGATAGGTATTTTATTCTCGTTGAGGTAGTGGATCATATTGAGGAGCGGGAGGTTCTCGCTTTTTACGAGCACGACGAGCGCGTTGGTCAGGAGGCCGCTCTCCCATGAGACCGTCATACTCCCGGCGGTCTCGTTCACCGCGCTGGGTACGAACCCGTTCTCCAGCTCGAATACGGTACGGATGCACTCGGTGAGGTAGAATTGCAGTTTATCGCTGAATCCCACCCTGAGCGCGTTGGAGAACGTCTCGATAGTTTTCAGGTAGAGCTTTTTATTATAGAGTTCCTTGCCCTGGAGGTAGACCATCTGGAACTCGGTGTACTTATCGTACATTTTTTCCAGGAGTTCGGGCGCGCGCAGGTCGAGAGGGTAGTTGTCCATATACTCTTTCAGTATCTCGACCGCTTTGACGTAATGTTTTTTATTATACCATTCGAGAGCCTGATCGTATCCGGCGGGATCGGCTTGGCTGTAGGAGAGTCCCGCGATGAAGATCAGCAGGGGTAGTACGTAACGGATTTTCATTGGGACGCCCCTTTATCGCTCTCGACCATCTGGTTGAGTTTCATCAGTTTTTCCAGATCGTCGAGCTTTTTCTTTACCAGTTTATTTTCGGGATCAATGGCGAGCGCCTTGAGCCATTTCTCCTTCGCAAGCTCGTAGTCGCCGTGGAGATAATGATAAATGCCCTGCTGGTAATACTGCGATACCTGGTCGACGAATACGGGAAAATCGACGTACAGCGAGAAGTTATGATTATTCCCCAGCGCGCCGAGGTACGAGAATGCGTAATCCAGCCGGAGGTCGTTGAAGTACTCGGGATAGCGCAGGCCGAGGCCGAACGCGAGGTTGCCGGTATCCCGTCCGAGGTTGAACCCGGTACGCAGGATCAGGACATTGAACAGGGTATACTCGATACCCATTTTATACAGGAACGGCCGCCCGTATTCGAGCGCGACGTCGAGCGACAGGTATAAATCCTTAGCGAGCCCCGCCGAGATACCGAGCGTGCCCTTGAGGGGCGCGGTCGTATCGCCGGTGAACCCGATATTTTGGAGGGCGAACCCCGCGTTGATGGGCATCCTGAACAGGTCGCTGTCGTACTTGAAGCCCAGACGCTGGAGGGTGAACGTGTAATTGATGCCGAGGTCGAGGGTGAGTCCCCATGTCCCGAAGTCGGCAAGCCCTCTGCCGATCACTCCCGCGCCGATACCCACCGAGAACCCGGTCAGGAAGTCGAACAATAACCCGCCGTCCATCGAGACCGCGGCCTTCCAGCAGATGTCGTGGGGCTGGTACTCCGACAGCAGCATCCCGTAGGAGTCGTAATGGCTGAATCCGCCGTAGTCCACATAGTACAGGCTCGTACCGACCACGAAGTCGTATATTTTCAACGCGCCGGAGAGGTAGCACGCGTAGGCGTTATCGATCCATGACTGGTACATGAACGACAGCGCGAAGTTTTCGATCGTGTTCATCGCGGCGGGATTGTACTCGATCGCGGTGCTGTCGCCGATGATCGACGTATAGCTGTCGCCGAGGCCGATCGCGCGGGCGCTCTTCGGAATCTTGAGGAAGTCCGATTCCGAGGTCAGCGGATATATTATGGAAATAAAGACAAACATCAGGCAGATGATCCATCCGGCAGCGCGCGAACCGATATTC is from Brevinematales bacterium and encodes:
- a CDS encoding tetratricopeptide repeat protein, coding for MSRNIGSRAAGWIICLMFVFISIIYPLTSESDFLKIPKSARAIGLGDSYTSIIGDSTAIEYNPAAMNTIENFALSFMYQSWIDNAYACYLSGALKIYDFVVGTSLYYVDYGGFSHYDSYGMLLSEYQPHDICWKAAVSMDGGLLFDFLTGFSVGIGAGVIGRGLADFGTWGLTLDLGINYTFTLQRLGFKYDSDLFRMPINAGFALQNIGFTGDTTAPLKGTLGISAGLAKDLYLSLDVALEYGRPFLYKMGIEYTLFNVLILRTGFNLGRDTGNLAFGLGLRYPEYFNDLRLDYAFSYLGALGNNHNFSLYVDFPVFVDQVSQYYQQGIYHYLHGDYELAKEKWLKALAIDPENKLVKKKLDDLEKLMKLNQMVESDKGASQ